ACTTCAATCGGAATATTATCATgtcctactgccctgccatttttcatccgctttagagcctcttttacctcgaagtctcgaatccttcgatagtagtaaaaaaatttgatattctTCCCTCGTGCATACCaaccaaggctcggaagagtcttctgtcctttattaaataactcgtagaagtagctcttccacctttcatgaTCTTCTCATCTTTAGCCAAAACCTCTCCGTCTTTATCCTTTATACACTTAACCTAATCCAagtctctcgttcttctttgaCGGCTCTTTgcaattctatatatacctttttctctttcctttgtGCCTAAAGACTTATAGAGACCTTCATCTGCTCTTGTTCTTACTTCACTTATAGCcacttttgtctttttcttagCCGTCTTATATTTTTCCAAATTATCTATATTGCGGCACAAAGACCACCTTTAAAGCACTCCCCTTTtgcctttatcttttcttttacaCTCGTATTCTTCCACCAGGACTCCTTGTTTCTTGATCATATCCCctagattcaccaaaacttttttttgttattattctaataacttctgccatctccctccacatctcctCTGCGTTTTTGCATCCCCTTTTCACTTTGTCTCTTTTCCTACCCatcttaggaagcttctttgtttCTCACCTTTCATCCGTCACCACCTCATCCTTGGGTTCTTCATATGATGCCATTTTCTCAACTTTTTCTCAACGCAAAAATCCACGACGAGCAtcctatgttgtgttgttaaACTCTATTCcggaataattttacaattaatgcaaaatttttggTCGACtatcctcaacaagaagaagtttatttgagagcttgtcatgccactcctATATGTTATAAGATGTttgtctctctttttaaaatatgtatcTGTGATGAGAAGgtcaaaggttgatgaaaaatccaaaatagttttaccttCAGTATTGACCACCCTGAAACCATGGCCTCAATGAATACTTCCATACCCAGTCACTTCTCTtccaacatggccatttaaatctcctcaaaaaaaaaaaaatcttatctcccaGAGTATGTTTTAAACCAAACTCtttagatcctcccaaaacttATGTTGCTCGTCCGAACCTACTTGCGGTGCATAAgcgctaatcacatgaaaaATACCTCCTTCTACCATAAGTTTAATAGAGATGTTCCGATCACCCACCTTCTTAACatccactacgtccttcttccactgcttatccacgATAATACCTACCCCATTCATATTCTTCACTTTTCTTGTATGCCAAGGTTTGAAACCAGAGGTATCCAACTCCCTAGTCTTTGTGCCGACCCATTTTGTTTCTTGGAGGGACATGAtattaatcttcctccttgtcataatatccaccacctccatagAATTTTCTGTTAGAATATCTATGTTTCATGTCCCAAATATCAACCTTCTATCACTCTAACCTTTACCTTTACCTTTttctttgtgaactagcttatttaccctcgtccgttcacgaaaacACAGAAAttcttgctcatttaacactacaccCAAGCACCAATGTAGGGGCTCTTGCTCATATGATACGGTACGTGAGCCATACAGTGCATTGTTTTCGGGtaacgacctagctttagcACAATAACGTCTTTGATCCATGTCATGAAAATTCAACTAAGTTTTTATATTGACTGTCGAAggctaacacaaccctcctctattataatctatatataaaaaatattaaagtagCACTATAAGAAAGTTGCCGAATACAGGCAAAATAAATCCTGACGGTATAAATCTCACCACCAGTAATTATTTACTGGCGGATTTTTTTGTCTGCCGCTAGTTACTAACGGATTTAGCGGCgaatataaacttttaattggTATAATTTTTAGAGGTTGTTACCGTCAAATTTTTTTCTCGGTAAACTTGAcagtaatatattatttattaataattaaattaatagttacTGACAAAGTTAACTGACGATAAactaaaagtttaatttttataaaaaatgttttaaaatttaatatataattttaaatatttatattaaaccaCCGCTTCCACTTTTTACCTAACTTTTGAGCTGAGAAACATCTACTGCTAAATGAGGTACTAGTTAATGTGTTTGTTGAGGTATTACGAACACCTatacaaaatttaacaaaagaaCATAATTTAGCTGAACATGCATGaataatttaaacattaaatcAGAATGGAAGAgcatacacaaattaaaaaaaataaaaatagaaagaactTCAGGCCTCATCACTAAAAATTGTTCGATCATTTTTCTGTAGACTGCTTTTATAGACACCCATTTCAACAAAAGAACTGCTACAATCATCATTACACCTACCTCCGTCATTTCCTTCCATGAAGAAATGTGAAAAATGCTGCACAGTTTGTTGTActtgaaatattaaaataaaaaataaatttgttcaatttatataattaacaaaagtcataaaaaataaaatttttaaaacacaaataACTAACTTCACAGTTACAACCTTCTAAATCAATACCTTAAATGCACAAAGGCACCTTCATGTGATGTTCTTCCATGTCAAACACTatcaaattttatcaaattaaatgtatATTAACACAAATTTAAGCATTGAAGAAAATGTTGCATATCAtacaattgaaaaaataatcagTGAAATATGAAATCTACTATCGACAGATTACTTTGGATAGACCACAAAACTAATGTAACAAATCCAAACGAGGTCAAATATATGaactttaatataaaattatattaaaaatacaaaaaatttttaaatccacaCAGAATtctattataagaaaaagaacaaTTAACAACGTACACATATAAAAATAGATTCAGTATATCAAATGActaaccaaataaaaaataacaaaagcacTATCTAATCATCttcaatttctttaatttattgaatgaaAGGTCAATGTACTCCAAATTCTTTCAGCATCCACTTTCCATGGGTAGATATCTAGTTGTttttaaagagaaaagaaaacagcaaatcaaaatagaggagatattaacaaaagaaaattatttgtaCTAAATTTAACACTTAGAAATAATGAACCTTGACATTATCATTATCCAAAATTAACTATCATTTCAATCTAAAACCATGACCAAGTAAAAGAAAGTAAAGTATTCATTGATTTACTTTATTAAAGTACTCTTCTTCAAGCTGAATGGACCCACCACAatagtaaaattttttgatgGGTTGGTTTTTCCTATTCAAACTTAGAATTTATATAACTAAAGTGGCTTAAAGTAAGCACATTTTTTCAtcagcagaaaaataaagaaactaaCCTGATAGAGAAGTGACAAATAGAAAGCTTAGTTAGTAGCTTAAGGGCAGCAATCTCAACCAACAATGGATAGAAAATGCATAATATATGACCAAAACGGTGCGTATCATTTAATTACTTTATCGTCAAATTTTTTTGTCCCTAAATCCAGCGATAATGTTCACGCCAACTTTTTTCTCTCCAATTATTACTGACGAATTTATCGttagaaaatcaaatctaatgGTAACTTTTTTACCCGATAAATTTATTGTCAAATCCGTCGATAAATCTATCAATAAATCCATTGCTAACTTCCGACGATAAATCCGACAGTATTTAGcgttttttttgtagtgtattATTTAACAAACTAATGATacttaagattttttattttctatgaatTTGTTATGTCATTACTAAATTTACTTTGTGGCAATACGAGTTAATTTTAAGTTGTCTCTGAACTTATATACGAACCTTATTTAGTCTTCAAAGTTTCAATTATTTCTATCTAGTCTTCAAACTTTACAAATATGGCTCACATTAGTTTTTAGATAATTTTCAATACACAGACATATGAAACATTGATATAGACAGTCAAATGCTACGCTAGAATGTAAAACGATGttgttttagttttagtgttTAAATAACCTAAAATTGATTATGTGTCACTTGGTTTGGAAggaaaaatttaaataagtaccacttgatgtattttttggatatttgaGTACTAAAACCAAAATAATGTCATTTTACAAAATTCGATATGGCATTTAGTTGCCTAGGTTGATGTTTCATTGATGTTTGtgcattgaaaattttttaaagattaatataaatcataaatcatatttacaaaagtttgaaaattaaataaagacaaTTAAAATTTCAGAGGCTAAATTGATGAAACTCGTGtacaaagtaaaataaaatcacatttAGTATATCATAGTAAATACATATGTGTAACTAACTAccatcaattttttaatttattgtattgaattcttcaattatataaaagaaaaatgatataAAGAACGAACGATTACAAAAAGacaaagaataaaattgaacaaaaaataaattgaaattagaaaaaggtaaattaaaattaaatataatgaaattcattttactttttatttaaatttcttgatACAACAAGAAAGTAACTCATTTAACTTAACTTATATACATCATAATTTAGAATAAATCGTAATCGAATGAAATTAATTACTCATTTAATTTCACTTGTCcacattatatataattttatacaaaattaaaaagtggttttttacatttttaatctATGTATAACAACTATAATAGTTTAGGAAATATTTAAATACTTCAtattagattaaaataaaaaaatcctaaaacctctaatattttaatttactaactaaataaataaaattaaaatacatgaacttaaatcaaacattctaatatttaaaaatataaaataataattattaaaataatatttaaactcTTTGTATCAGAAATATTTGAAGTacgtataaaaaattatattatagaaGATGTCAATTTATATCAAAGatctaaattctaaatataCCATATCATATTTGTTGAGTtaattaactttatttttttaaataataaaaatcatataaaaaagagATCAAAGTAGTACTAAAGTAAGTTATAACACTTAAATTTTGTAAGTTCTATATAAAATTATCATGTTAAGaataaatttaacttttaacaaaagaaaaaatcatattcatTTAGAAACttttaataatgataataaaatttgaaaccaATAATGTTCATGAGTGTGAAGACGAAGAACACTATGTAAGAGGTGAAAAATTTTGTgtatattcatttattttttatttgtcattatttgagtattatatataatttttttttctatactaAAAATATCATAGTGAAAAAAAGTAAATACATGTATTTGTGAATCTTTTCTAAGTTAACgttagaaagaaaataaatatatcaaacACTTTATCTTCATTTATATTCTTGTATCTTTTAGTGCAGATTTAAATCTAGTAGATATTATCGCTATACCATTACAATTTACAAGTGTTTTTttacaaatagaaaaaataCAGTAACTTTTTAATTGAGTAATATTAATTACATGACcaacaaaaatattcttatactaaattttaaattctaaagtCTACTTTAAATTCTActtgtataaaaataaaatattagctTAAAGTATTTGgctaatatttataaaaaatgttagTGCCTGACTTTTCTCGTTTTAATTAACTATATATAGTGcaaaattttatgcatttattactaaattgatattaatatgaaaatataaaggAAAGTTGAATCATGATAACATAATTATTTTGAATGTTTTGTTAATTAGATATGAAGCACAGCTCATTGATGAAATTGTTGAAGAAGCATGGACAAAAATAGAATCTAGATTGCCAACACAAGATGATAATGATGACGACGATGATGATCTAATTGCGATTAATGCAAAAGTAAATGAAGTATGTTCATGTTTAAGCCCAGAGTCAACAGATGTGCTCTTCATTGGAATATGGGGTATGGGCGGGTTAGGAAAAACTACTCTTGCCTCTACTGTTTACAAGAAAATCCGAAGCCAATTTGAAGAACACTGCATTCTTTGCGTTGGAGAGGTTTCGAGAGAAGGAGATCATGGTCTAGTTAACCTGCAAAATCAACTTCTTTCACATTTGAAACCAAAGTGCATGGTAATTAAAACTTTGAACCAAGGAAAGGATGCCATCAAAAACCTTTTGTACAAAAAGAAAGTTCTCATTGTTCTTGATGATGTGAGAACTACAAGACAGCTAGAGAATTTGGCAGGAAGCCGCGTTTGGTTTGGTCCAGGGAGTAGAATAATAGTTACTACTAGGGACCAACAATTGCTTAGTTCCCATGGAGTAACACTGTTTAAATTGTATGAGATGAAAGCCTTGGATACTAATGAATCCCTTCAGCTATTCCACAAAGAAGCATTTAAAGGAGAGAAAAAACAAGAAGAGTATTTGGATTTGTCTAGAAAGTTCGTAGAATATGCTGGAGGCCTTCCTTTGGCACTTAAAGTGCTAGGTTCCAATCTTTGTACAAGAAGCATTGATGAATGGGATGAGGCTTTAGATAAGATGAGAAAAGATCAAGATGGTGGTATTATGAACATACTTAGGATATGCTATGATATGTTGGAAGAAGGTTATTACAAGACTATATTTCTTGACATTGCATGTTTCTTTAAAGGGTGGTACAAAGATAAAGTAATAAGAATATTGAAAAATTGTGGCCTTCATCCGGCAATAGGAATAAGTGTACTTGTTGAAAAGTCATTGATAACTTGCAAAAAAGGAGTTTTAGGGATGCATGATTTACTTGAGGAAATGGGTAGAATGATGGTCATGCAAGAATCTAAACAACATCTTGGACGCAGTAGGTTGTCCTCTCTAGATGACATTAATCAAGTATTGAAGGAAAATACGGTACGTATTTTGCCCTTTTCCTTCTTCATACATTACTTTCTGTAAAATCCTTGAGCCTCTATTATTTGaccattattaattttatatgaatgATGATgctttaacttaattttttggTGTTACATATAGACATCAACATTTCAACattgattttgtattttatattctGCAAGCTatcaattttaacattaaaaaatgAGCTTATGTATCGTTGGTCATTTTATATTAGGGAATTGAGAAGATTGAAGGTGTGGTTTTGAAGCAACAAATTGAGtcatataataaagatattttgaaagATCATCGAGCATTCTCCAAGATGTGCAACCTAAGACTTCTCATCATATTATGTGAATTGCACCTGTCTCGTGGTTTCAAATGTCTTCCTAGCTCGTTGAAAGTTCTTATTTGGGTGGAATGTCCTTTGAAGACTCTACCACTTGGTTTGCAACTACGTGAACTTGTTCACTTGCAAATGAATAATAGCAAAGTGGAACAACTTTGGAATGGAAGTCAGGTAAGACCATATAACTTAAAAGCTGCATGCGCttgaatatataaatacaaaaaaaacccAAGAAGTAAATGGATAAAAATCATCTAGttatatagataaaaaaaaaacgaaatttTTAACTTAAATTCTTATATTTAGTGAACATtcgtaaaatttataattatgtattagtATAAGGAAAATACTAATGCGCATGacagaaattaagaaatttaactctctttaaaaattaatttaccattaaaagtaaaataagaatgttaaacaaaaaataaaataccttaaattttaattctaaattttaaattttaaattttaaattctaaatttcaaaatttagattctaattattgatataaaatatataagaaagtataggtagacaatgaaaatactaaataatatgaTAAATGGATATGTCGGATGTTAAAGTTTAGGAGATAATTTAAGATTTACAATCTATTCTAGAACCCATTGATTACATTGTTTAGAAAAATCATTATCTGCCTAGCAAAACcaaatgtataaataaaaaattaaaatttattcagTTAAAAAAATGCAAAGAGCGTTGATAAACCTTAGTACAAGTCTAAAAAAGATATAATGGGGTtaactaatttataattaatttttccacaggtttttgaaaaactaagagttgttgatttgagttattCCAGCAATCTGATTCGAATTCCAAATATTTCTAATGTTCCATTGCTTGAAGAGCTGATCCTTGATGGTTGTGTATCGCTTGTTGAGGTTGACCAATCTGTTGGGAAGCACAAGAAGCTAGCAGTGTTAAGCCTTATAGGTTGCATAAAGCTCGAAACCTTGCCCCGGAAATTCGAAATGAGTTCACTGAAAAGGCTCATTCTCTGTGGCTGCTCAAACGTGAAGTCACTTCCCGACTTTGGGGAGAGTATGGAGTATTTGTCAGTGTTGAATTTAATGAAATGCTCAAGTCTTCTTTCCATTCCAGAAACTGTTACCAATTTGAAGTCACTGAAAATTCTCAATTTGTCCGGTTGCTCAAAAATCTGTAGACTGCCAGATAATATAAATGAAAACTGGGCTTTGGAAGATCTTGATCTTAGTGAAACCTCTATAAGAGTGATGGATTCATCTTTGTTTCAATTGGAAAATCTCAAAAAGCTTTCTTTTCGTGGTTGCAGTGGACCAGTATCCAGCACCACCACCTCTGATTCGAGTGTTTCACGCTTAACATTGCCTCCTCGTATCCCAGGACTTCCCTCGTTAACCATATTTGATCTAAGCTATTGCAATCTCCGTCATGAATTGATTCCTGATCTGCGCCACTTATCATCATTGGAGACTTTGATTTTAAGTGGGAATACAGAGCTTATCTTAACTCACAGCGTTGCTAAACTTCCTATGCTGCGTTTTCTTGAAGCAGAAGGTTGCCGACAAACTTTGGATccatatgtgttaaattttcaTGGGGAAGCTGGACTACTGTTAGATTTCTGGAAGTTATGGAAGCTGTTCAAGACAGATTATAACAAGCTCTTATGTCAGGTTTGTTGCTTCTTTTAGACTTTTAGTTAGATAGGTACTTAGTTCTAAGCTATTTTTCTCAATATAATAGAAGTAAATCACTAATATTTAGTTGCGTTTATTATTCTAGTTCCTCACTGAACacctattattatttattttgctgaTGTGTTATATTACGTGACATTTTAATATGGTTTCTTAATTAGTCAATAATGTCATATGGCATATCAGAGAATATCACATAACATGTCTTTTCTCTTGACATAACATAGAAATCAATGAAACTTCAGAAGAGTTGGAAAAGTAATAATTAAGAGAGAATTtggaaccaaaaaaaaaaaaaaaaaaagacactaaaaataaacaattaatgTTTAGTCATGAAAATAccataattgtttaaaaagaatttatatttGGTTGTTACAGGTTGTAGATCATAGTTATCCTATCACGTACCAGGAAATTCCTCCAAATTTTGGCAAGGAGATATTCTTTCCCATTGGTACACGTTTATCAGAGCTTGAATCAAGCGCATCAATCACAGTGGACATACCTAATGAATGTTGTGAGGGTAAGTGGTGGGGAATTGCTGTATTCCTTGCCTTCAAACCTCTAGAATCTTCAACTAATTTTCCGAGTCTAAAATTTGGTTGGAGCTTTGGAGCTTCCAGTACTGATCCTGAAGTTGGCTCTTCTTTCTTATATCTCTCCTCCAATGCTGTAAAGGCGCATTATGATTGTTGTCTTGTAACGATGATAGTGAGTGAAAATTACATATACATTCAGCTACACCACAGAAGCTATGACAATGTAAGTGAATCAAAGCCTTTTAGCAAGCATCGAAAGCCTAATTTTAGTGAAAATAGTAGGGTGCGTTTTAGTGTGCAAGGAGAAGAGATAAATATGAAAGAATGTGGGTATCATGTCTTTGGTAATGAAGATTTTAGAAACAAATTCTCATTTAAACTGAACAAAGAGAGTATTGTCACACCAAATTCCAGGGATTCCTATAGTTCAGAAGAAATGGACATCATCTTAGAAGATGAAACAGAAACAACCAGCTTGGGTGATGATCGCATCGATGAAGAATCCAAGTTAGTTAGTGTTAATTCTGATCATATGGAGGCTGATATAAGAATAAAGGATTCAACCAGAGGTAGATGGAAAAAGGTAAGTAGCTTCATGACGAAGAAATGCATCTTTGGACTAAAGGGGTGTAAACCAAAGAAACAGTCCCACAAAAACAATGTATGAATCATGACTAAAATGTAAGAAATTGATTCTCCTCCCTGGCTATCTCCCCTTGAACCCTTCTCGTATCTCCTTCTCACTTTTCTTAGCTTGGTTCTTCTCTCATATTAACTCTGTTTATGCATTCTTTGCAGGAAAGGATACTCTCATCTTCTCAATGGAACAAACAAACAGTACCTGGCTTTAAGACATACATTCTTAGATGGAAACTCACATTTTAATAATTGTTATCACATATTTCATGTTATTGTTGCTTTGGTAAGATTATGTTAATAAGGATTGGATCAGAAGCTTATAGCAAGTGC
The Arachis duranensis cultivar V14167 chromosome 5, aradu.V14167.gnm2.J7QH, whole genome shotgun sequence genome window above contains:
- the LOC107489070 gene encoding TMV resistance protein N-like, which codes for MALKVESSSRTSKWKYRVFVSFRGKDTRDGFTEHLYAALQRQRIQTFRENNNEELRTSDQQLLLAIVILSPNYANSTSCLDELRKIVESKGSSGMILPVFYGVDPFDVRHQKGTFAEAFRKHEERFNGNKEKVQKWRDALKFVAQLRGCSSQHRYEAQLIDEIVEEAWTKIESRLPTQDDNDDDDDDLIAINAKVNEVCSCLSPESTDVLFIGIWGMGGLGKTTLASTVYKKIRSQFEEHCILCVGEVSREGDHGLVNLQNQLLSHLKPKCMVIKTLNQGKDAIKNLLYKKKVLIVLDDVRTTRQLENLAGSRVWFGPGSRIIVTTRDQQLLSSHGVTLFKLYEMKALDTNESLQLFHKEAFKGEKKQEEYLDLSRKFVEYAGGLPLALKVLGSNLCTRSIDEWDEALDKMRKDQDGGIMNILRICYDMLEEGYYKTIFLDIACFFKGWYKDKVIRILKNCGLHPAIGISVLVEKSLITCKKGVLGMHDLLEEMGRMMVMQESKQHLGRSRLSSLDDINQVLKENTGIEKIEGVVLKQQIESYNKDILKDHRAFSKMCNLRLLIILCELHLSRGFKCLPSSLKVLIWVECPLKTLPLGLQLRELVHLQMNNSKVEQLWNGSQVFEKLRVVDLSYSSNLIRIPNISNVPLLEELILDGCVSLVEVDQSVGKHKKLAVLSLIGCIKLETLPRKFEMSSLKRLILCGCSNVKSLPDFGESMEYLSVLNLMKCSSLLSIPETVTNLKSLKILNLSGCSKICRLPDNINENWALEDLDLSETSIRVMDSSLFQLENLKKLSFRGCSGPVSSTTTSDSSVSRLTLPPRIPGLPSLTIFDLSYCNLRHELIPDLRHLSSLETLILSGNTELILTHSVAKLPMLRFLEAEGCRQTLDPYVLNFHGEAGLLLDFWKLWKLFKTDYNKLLCQVVDHSYPITYQEIPPNFGKEIFFPIGTRLSELESSASITVDIPNECCEGKWWGIAVFLAFKPLESSTNFPSLKFGWSFGASSTDPEVGSSFLYLSSNAVKAHYDCCLVTMIVSENYIYIQLHHRSYDNVSESKPFSKHRKPNFSENSRVRFSVQGEEINMKECGYHVFGNEDFRNKFSFKLNKESIVTPNSRDSYSSEEMDIILEDETETTSLGDDRIDEESKLVSVNSDHMEADIRIKDSTRGRWKKVSSFMTKKCIFGLKGCKPKKQSHKNNV